The DNA region CCCCGAATACCGGATCGAACTGCAGATATCCCACTCGCATCGCTGCCGTCCTCTCCCCACAAAGAAAAAACGGGCAGGGTTACCCCTGCCCGTTTCAATTGAGACCTGTGCCGTTCCCTGGCGCTCACATCCCTTCGGACAAATGAGGAAGGGCGTTCTCGACCGCCTTGGTCGCGACATCCGCGTGCCCGGCCTTGCCGTGCTCCACGCCGTCCTTCAAGCCCTTGATGGCCTCACCCACATGAGGGTTCTTGGTTTCCGCCATCGCCGCCTCGGCATGCTTCAATGCCGCTTCGGCATGCTTCACCAACGCATCGGCGTGCCCCTGCTTCCCGTGGGCCACCGCTTCCTTCGCGTGCTCGACCGCCTCAGCCTGGTGCTTGTTTGCTGCGAAGGCCACGCTCCCCACCATCGGCGCGCCCACCAAGGCCAGCATGACGCCGGCCATCATGATTCCTCGCCACGTAGCAGTCTGCATGGATTGCCTCCTATCAAATTGTGCGTTGCCTACGATGACTTTACGAACATTTTCAGCATAAATGCGGCACCGCAACCTGTCAAGACGGCCTTGCGCTCTTCGGCATCGATCCCATCTCCATTCCCAACAGTTTCTGCAACGCAATCAGATCTTTTTCCGCGGGACAACCGAAATCTCGGCTCCATTCCCACCAGGAACCGGGGTAGTTGCGCACATGCTCATAGCCTGCCAGACGCAAAATGAAGTAGAGCCAGGCCGACCGCACCCCACCCGTGCAATAGCAGATGACCTCGTTCTTCGGGCTGACGCCCTTTTGATCGAGTTGCGCGGCAATTTGGGGGAGGTCCTTGACGGTCGCGTCCGGGTTCAGGAATCCGTTCCAAGCCACACTCACCGCGCCGGGAATATGGCCGGGACGTGGGATGCCGGAGATTTCCTTTCCGAAATATTCCTCAAGGCTTCGGGCATCGACGATCGTGGTGTTCGGGTGCGGCTGACGAACGATCTTTTTGAGTTCATCCTTGGCGACGATGGTTGAGGCCGCCGGTGCGATGGTGAAGGTGCCGGGGGCTGGGCGGACGGCCCCATGCTCGAACGGCCTCCGCTCATTCACCCACTTGACCCACCCGCCATCGAGGATGCGCAACTTCTTGTGACCGAAATATTCGAGCATCCAGAACATCCGTCCCTCGTCGCCCCAATTGTCGAAGGGGTTGGAGTAAATGACGACGTCGCTGTCCGCATTGATGCCCAGCGCTTGCAGTTTCTTCTCGATCCGTCCCATGTCCGGGTCGAGCAGCCCCTTGGCGACCGCGTTGGGATCGCTATACTCGTGCCACGTCGTGTGGACGGCACCGGGGATGTGCCCGCCAAATTCATACGCCGCCCGTCCCCGCACGTCGATGATGACCAGCCCCGGGCGGCCCAAACTTTGTTGCAACGATTCGGCATCAATGAGCAACGGATGTCTCATGGTACTCCTTCAAAAATCGGGAACAGCCCTCGGTCATCAGCCTTGCGCTGGGACCTTGCAACTTTTCTCGTCCTGCTGGCGATGGCTGACCGCCATCGGCTGGCGGCCCTCTTCAGCCAGCGCGGAAGCCACACCCTCGTTCAACGGGACCTCCCGCTCGTAGAGCGTGAAATGATAGGGATCGTTTGCCGTCAGTCCATATTTCGTGATGAGCATGTCATGCTGCTTATCGGTCAGGATGTGGTACCGGACGCGCGCCTTCAAGGTCAACCCCTTCGAAGCCTCGGGCAGCTTGTACCGGAACTGATAGTCGCGGCTGGCCAACGGCATCAGCCGGTTATCGTACAACTCTACGATAGCCGGTTGCCACATGATCCACCGCCCCATCGTGTCCTCCTGCGTGGCCACCACCCGCCGTTGCTGATCCAGCACCTCGAACTCCACCGTAAAGTGCCGATCGGGATCGCCCGTGGGAATCTTATGGCCGGCCCCGGCATTGATGAGGGTCAGCGTGACGGTCACGTCCTGCCCCGGCTTGGGATTCGTCGGATTGGCCTTCACCTCGATGGCCACAGCCCGGTTGACCATGTCCGGGTCATGGCCACCGCGCCAGAGATGCTTCCGTCCCCGCCTGATCGGGCCGTTTTCCGCCACCGGGCGGTCGACTTCCGGCATATGGCAACTTTGGCAAATGAAGCCCCGCTCCTTCATGAAAAACTTGCCCTCATACTCCGCATAGGTCCCGCAGGGCCCTACATTGTAGAACTGGGCCGGTCCCGACACGACGTTGTGACAACGCGAGCACAATTGTGATGTACGAAACGAGGGATCAAACTTGGTCGGATGCGGCGCGGCAGAATCATCGAAGGGGCCAAGAATGACGCCGTCCCGTACATGACAGGCCGCGCATGTCACCGATTCCTTCTGATACTCCGGGTCAAAGTGAGGATTCGGTTCCTGCACTGCCTTTTCGACACGCCCCCGCGGAATCTCCTTGACGAGCGTCGGCTGTTGGTTTTCCAACGGCGTATGGCAGTTCAGGCAAACCCAGATGTGTTTATCTTTGGTCCAGTAGGCCTGAAAAAAGGGGTCTTCGTACGCATGAGCGTGGATACTGCTCTTCCACTCCTCATAGATCTCGCGATGGCAACTGCCACAGGATTCCGCCTTCAGGCTGGTCAGCCCCTCCGGAACCTTTTGAAAGGGAATGGCATGGGCATAGTCCGACCGCAGGCCGAAGATCACCACGGGCTTGATCTCCGTGTAATAGACGTAAACCGCCCCCGCCAATACCACCGGGCCGATGAGCCACTTCGTCCAACGCATCATGCGTCCAGGAGCGCCCTGATGTGCCGGTCGACGGACGCGCCGAGCGCCGTGAGGTTATAGCCGCCTTCGAGGCACGATATCAGTCGCCCCTGGCAATGGCGCCGGGCAATGCCTGCCACGATGCCCGTCAACTCCGCATAGCCCTCTTCAGTCAATCCCATGCTCGCCAAGGGATCGTCTCGGTGGGCATCGAAACCTGCCGAGATGATCACGAATTCCGGCTTGAACGAATCCGCGGCGGGGATCAAGACCTTCTGGAACACCGCGCGATACTCCTCGTCGCCTTCACCCGCTTCCATGGGAACGTTGATCGTAAAACCCTGCCCTTCGCCCTTACCTTCCTCCGTGGCTCGGCCTGTGCCGGGATAATGGGGATATTGATGCGTGCTGAAAAAGAACACCGTGGGGTCGGATTCGAAACTGTGCTGAGTCCCGTTGCCGTGGTGGACGTCCCAATCGACGATCAGCACGCGCGAGAGCCCATGCCACTTTTGCACGTACCGCGCGGCAATCGCCGCATTGTTGAAGAGGCAGAAGCCCATGGCATGGTCGGACTCGGCATGGTGCCCCGGCGGGCGCACGGCGCAAAACGCATGCTCGACCTGGCCATTCATCACCGCATCGACCGCCGCTAGCGCACCTCCGGCGGCAAGGTAGGCGGCAGGCAACGATCCGGGTGACATCGAAGTATCGGCATCGAGGGGCACCCGCCCGCTGGAGGGAGCACGGGCACGAAGCGAGGCCACGTATGACGGATGGTGGACCTGGGTGACCCATTCGTCAGCCGCCGACCGGGGTTCGATCGCCGTCACGAGCTCGCTGGTCCCGCTGCGCTCCATCTGTTGAAGAATCGCACGCAACCGATTCGGGGACTCCGGGTGACCGGAGCCCATGTCATGTTCCAGGTATCGCGGATCGTAGATGAACCCGGTCTTTCCCATCACTCACTCGTGATACGTGAAGCGTATCTCATTCCGAATACCGCGCTGAGAGCTGCTGCCCTATGCGCTCGGCTCTCGAGAAACGAACGACGAGATTCGAGATACGTGCCAGATTATCACGCGTCAAACTGCGTAGACAACGCGCGGAGGGGACTGATATCGTCTGCTCGAGGGAGGAACCGATGGCCAATCCGAGAATAGAACCGCTGAAGAAAGTGCTTGCACTGGACCCGAAGGACGAGGTCGCGTGGTTTGGTTTGGGCAAAGCCTATATGGACGACAAGAATTTCGACGAGGCCACCGCGGCCCTGCGGCAATGCGTGGCCGTCAAGCCGAATTACTCCGCCGCCTTCTACGCGCTCGCCCAATCGCTGCACGCGCTGACACGCCTCGATGAATGCCGTGAGGTCATTGCACAAGGCATTGCCGTGTCGACCAAGAACGGAGATGCCATGGTGACCAAGAACCTGGAAATGATGCGCGACACGCTCGCCTCCCGGTCCTGATTGCGCAATCGCTCCGCTAGAGCAACCCGCGGAAGATATCCGTCTGGGCCTCGGTCAGGGGGCATCGAGCGCCCGGATTGCGGACGAGCATCCGCAGGCGCGGATAAGCCAGATGCTGGCGCGACCGCTCCACGATGGAGACATTGGCCAGTCTGACGGCCGAGGTGGCAGGCAAGGGTTCGACATCCCACAATGCGAGCAGCACACCGCTGAGATGCCGCAAAGGCGGCAGGACCAGGCTGATCGAGCCGGCTAGGTGCCGGACGTCAAGACCGATCTTCGGACTCCAAGGCGAACGGGCCCGCTCCTCATCGAGCCGGGGCACCGAGATCGCGAGGACGACCGGAGCACAATAGTCCGCAAGCTGTTTGGCCTTCTGCCTGACGCGGGCGAGAATGGCATCCCGGAAGATCGATTCCGGAGTGGCCGGCCCTTCCTCTGAATCGGAATCCTCCGCCAGGATCGAGTCACCGAGTCGTAAGGCGCGATCCGAGGTGCCGACCATGGCCGTCACCTCGACGAAGCATCGCTCGCCCGCGACGTGACAGGCCAAGTCTGCCGACCGGGCCTGCGATTCGGGAAGAAACTCGACCCGTGCGCCCGCGCGGAGCAGCAACGTGGCCAATTCCAACTCGGCGATTGCCGACTCCTGCACACCGCGATCGCGACTCTCCAAACGTGCGATCAGCCGATCAAGCCGCAAACGGCTGCCGTGGTCCTGGCAATCCCCCTGCAGTAGCGCCCACCGACCGACCAGTTCCTGGGCTAAGAGGCGATTGCCGACCGTTGAAGATCGCGGCCGCAGGCCGAAGAGTCGTTCTGCCCGGTGCGGGGCAATACGCCGATACCGCTTGAATCGAGGCATCTCGCTCCTCTCATCGGAGACAGCAGTCAGGCTGAGGCAGCACCCGGCTCGTCATCCCGTCCGGACTCGGACGCCTCGTCCTGCGACTGGGCCAGGGACGCCGCCACTTCGTCGAGCCAGCGCCCCGCTCCGTCCAAGACTTCGCGCACCATCGGTTCGGGGTGCCCCGTGCGACGCATCGTCCACTGGCACAGGTACCCCAACAAATCTTCCCGTTCGAACTGCCGCGTCGACTGCGCCGCGAGGATCGACAACTCCTGCAGGCCGGTGCGGAGAATATCGCCGACCGTGTCCTTGGCATAGGAGGTCGACGCCGTCACATATTGAATCGCCCGATTGATTTCTTGTTCCGTCACTGAAGTCCTCGACGGCGAATTGTACCACCCGTCGCGCCGCGCGCAAAATCTTCCGGCCGGACGGCCCGATCCGAAAAAGTTCATGCTCCGTCCCAGTGAGGATGGTATGATCCCCGCATCGTCGATCATATTGGGGAGCATAAGCCATGGCGGGATCCCGCAAAGCCTCTTCCGTAGCCACCAAACGCCGCACCACGACCTCGCACGAATTCGCCGATCACTGGGAACTGGCCGATCTGGTCAAGAACCCGGTCATGAACTTCGACGGGTACTTAAAAGAGTTGGGCGCGAAGGTTTCCCGGTTTGAGGCCGCTCGGGAACGATTGTCGCCCTCGATGCCTGAACAGGAATTTCAGGACTTGCTCAAGCTATCCGAGCAGCTGACGGCCGA from Nitrospiraceae bacterium includes:
- a CDS encoding metal-binding protein SmbP yields the protein MQTATWRGIMMAGVMLALVGAPMVGSVAFAANKHQAEAVEHAKEAVAHGKQGHADALVKHAEAALKHAEAAMAETKNPHVGEAIKGLKDGVEHGKAGHADVATKAVENALPHLSEGM
- a CDS encoding sulfurtransferase; translation: MRHPLLIDAESLQQSLGRPGLVIIDVRGRAAYEFGGHIPGAVHTTWHEYSDPNAVAKGLLDPDMGRIEKKLQALGINADSDVVIYSNPFDNWGDEGRMFWMLEYFGHKKLRILDGGWVKWVNERRPFEHGAVRPAPGTFTIAPAASTIVAKDELKKIVRQPHPNTTIVDARSLEEYFGKEISGIPRPGHIPGAVSVAWNGFLNPDATVKDLPQIAAQLDQKGVSPKNEVICYCTGGVRSAWLYFILRLAGYEHVRNYPGSWWEWSRDFGCPAEKDLIALQKLLGMEMGSMPKSARPS
- a CDS encoding histone deacetylase — protein: MGKTGFIYDPRYLEHDMGSGHPESPNRLRAILQQMERSGTSELVTAIEPRSAADEWVTQVHHPSYVASLRARAPSSGRVPLDADTSMSPGSLPAAYLAAGGALAAVDAVMNGQVEHAFCAVRPPGHHAESDHAMGFCLFNNAAIAARYVQKWHGLSRVLIVDWDVHHGNGTQHSFESDPTVFFFSTHQYPHYPGTGRATEEGKGEGQGFTINVPMEAGEGDEEYRAVFQKVLIPAADSFKPEFVIISAGFDAHRDDPLASMGLTEEGYAELTGIVAGIARRHCQGRLISCLEGGYNLTALGASVDRHIRALLDA
- a CDS encoding tetratricopeptide repeat protein gives rise to the protein MANPRIEPLKKVLALDPKDEVAWFGLGKAYMDDKNFDEATAALRQCVAVKPNYSAAFYALAQSLHALTRLDECREVIAQGIAVSTKNGDAMVTKNLEMMRDTLASRS